From the Gordonia bronchialis DSM 43247 genome, one window contains:
- a CDS encoding N-acetylglutaminylglutamine amidotransferase has protein sequence MCGICGEIRFDGSAADVAAVDDMTCSMTRRGPDANGVFAKGPVALGHRRLKIIDLSERGSQPMVDPELGLALVFNGCIYNHRELRAELEGKGYRFFSHADSEVILKAFHAWGAHCVDHLLGMFAFAVVETDTGTVTLARDRLGIKPLYLAERPGRLRFASSLQALLRAGEVDTSIDRVALHHYFSFHAVVPAPHTIYNGVRKLPPGTVRTITPDGRSTEFRYWTPSFEPHPDRADWDERRWQHELVDSLRTSVRRRMVADVPVGVLLSGGIDSSLVVALLAEQGQTDLATFSIGFDSVGGESGDEYAYSDIIADTFGTDHHKIHIGTERLLPAVPDAIAAMSEPMVSHDCVAFYLLSEEVSKSIKVVQSGQGADEILGGYSWYPPLRNTPREETTKAYANVFFDRTHAEIGALLDDAYLLSDSDYDPSWEFVRAHNAAPGADTAVDAALRLDTTIMLVDDPVKRVDTMTMAWGLEARVPFLDHEFVELAATCPPDLKLAHGGKGVLKEASRKLLPSAVIDRTKGYFPVPGIRHLEGGVFDLVADTLNSQSARDRGLYRGAALDRLFADPNGYRTPLGGNELWQVALLEMWLQTMESSRR, from the coding sequence ATGTGCGGAATCTGCGGAGAGATCCGCTTCGACGGCAGCGCGGCCGATGTCGCCGCGGTGGACGACATGACCTGCTCGATGACGCGCCGCGGGCCCGACGCCAATGGCGTGTTCGCCAAGGGGCCGGTCGCCCTGGGACATCGGCGCCTCAAGATCATCGACCTGTCCGAGCGCGGCAGCCAGCCGATGGTCGACCCCGAGTTGGGACTCGCACTGGTCTTCAACGGCTGCATCTACAACCACCGCGAACTGCGTGCCGAGCTCGAGGGCAAGGGTTACCGCTTCTTCTCGCATGCCGACAGCGAGGTGATCCTCAAGGCCTTTCATGCGTGGGGAGCCCATTGTGTGGATCATCTGCTCGGGATGTTCGCCTTCGCCGTCGTCGAGACCGACACAGGCACCGTGACCCTGGCGCGTGATCGTCTCGGGATCAAACCGCTCTATCTGGCCGAGCGTCCGGGCCGATTGCGGTTCGCGTCGTCGTTGCAGGCGTTGCTGCGCGCCGGTGAGGTCGACACCAGCATCGACCGCGTCGCCCTGCACCACTACTTCAGCTTCCATGCCGTGGTACCGGCGCCGCACACCATCTACAACGGTGTCCGCAAACTGCCCCCGGGCACCGTCCGCACCATCACACCCGATGGCCGATCCACCGAATTCCGTTATTGGACACCGTCGTTCGAGCCCCATCCGGATCGGGCGGACTGGGATGAGCGGCGCTGGCAGCACGAGCTGGTGGATTCGCTGCGCACCTCGGTCCGCCGCCGCATGGTCGCCGACGTCCCGGTGGGTGTTCTGCTCTCCGGCGGCATCGACTCGTCGTTGGTGGTGGCGTTACTCGCCGAGCAGGGGCAGACCGATCTGGCCACCTTCAGCATCGGATTCGATTCCGTGGGAGGCGAATCCGGCGACGAGTACGCCTACTCCGACATCATCGCCGACACCTTCGGCACCGACCACCACAAGATCCACATCGGCACCGAGCGCCTCCTGCCCGCGGTTCCCGACGCCATCGCCGCCATGAGTGAGCCGATGGTGAGCCACGACTGTGTCGCCTTCTATCTGCTCTCCGAGGAAGTCAGCAAGTCCATCAAGGTGGTCCAGTCCGGGCAGGGCGCCGACGAGATCCTCGGCGGGTACAGCTGGTATCCGCCGTTGCGCAACACTCCGCGGGAGGAGACCACCAAGGCGTACGCGAATGTGTTCTTCGATCGCACGCACGCCGAGATCGGCGCTCTGCTCGACGACGCCTACCTGCTCAGCGACTCCGACTACGATCCGAGCTGGGAATTCGTGCGCGCCCACAACGCGGCGCCCGGCGCCGACACCGCCGTCGACGCCGCCCTGCGCCTCGACACCACCATCATGTTGGTCGACGACCCGGTCAAACGCGTGGACACCATGACGATGGCGTGGGGGCTCGAGGCGCGAGTTCCGTTCCTGGACCACGAATTCGTCGAACTCGCGGCCACCTGCCCACCCGACCTGAAACTCGCCCACGGCGGCAAGGGTGTGCTCAAGGAGGCCAGCCGAAAGCTGCTGCCGTCGGCGGTGATCGACCGCACCAAGGGCTACTTCCCGGTGCCCGGCATCCGCCACCTCGAGGGTGGCGTCTTCGATCTGGTTGCCGATACGTTGAACTCGCAGTCCGCGCGCGACCGCGGTCTCTATCGGGGGGCCGCCCTCGACCGTCTCTTTGCCGACCCCAATGGATACCGAACCCCGTTGGGCGGCAACGAACTCTGGCAGGTCGCCCTCCTGGAGATGTGGCTGCAGACCATGGAGTCGTCGCGCAGATGA
- a CDS encoding alpha/beta hydrolase family protein, giving the protein MTLATDPDRDPGADDGVRRAPVRFDERSWHTYEPSVSPDGSAFAYIVDDGTGYPRAAQRSLSRDGVGELRWVRIPASGPVRKLVHSTDGRWLAVEIAPGGGEHHQVWVVTTSPDDDIAHRVGAVRTDSDPNRSSRAPSGTGRSFGTVSLVGWDTDWVLITATEPDGTAHALRVHPGTGSVMTLDVRVGGALIDSWKGATLLRVGPRGYQDMLLIRRPIDDPDSDAATMTPLLPNDPGSVTDAGYILDQGYDHPSLVFLGPPQDHQRDLDSVQALVISDFDAKYPRLLGVEVGVEGKRFRVLAERPDAGLDEFAVSNNQSTVAMLWNVRGRSELQILTLPDQTLHDPIPLPGEVGHHLSISAAGTLVALTVSSPQHSPLVHLVNTATGEVTAVSDDVVISGGPSTSLRPERVEFSARDGMPLSGWLYRANRHRSPDEDETPPPCLIYFHGGPEGETRPDYQFLFGPLVDAGITVFAPNVRGSSGSGRLFSHADDRYGRYAGIDDAADCAQFVCDNNIASPDSVYCGGRSYGGYLTLACLTFHPEVFAAGIAICGMSDLESFFRNTEPWIAVAAYTKYGHPESDRELLADLSPIHRISEVRAPLLVIHGAHDTNVPVSESQQIVNELRALGATAEMLMFDDEGHEIVKRANQQRLTAAVADWIRRHPSRSVAHPALPVRWSR; this is encoded by the coding sequence ATGACCCTGGCCACCGACCCCGATCGCGACCCGGGCGCCGACGACGGCGTTCGGCGCGCCCCGGTCCGATTCGACGAGCGGAGCTGGCACACTTACGAGCCGTCGGTCTCGCCGGACGGCAGTGCCTTTGCCTACATCGTCGACGACGGCACCGGATATCCACGGGCCGCTCAGCGTTCCCTCTCGCGGGACGGTGTCGGCGAACTGCGCTGGGTCCGCATCCCCGCGAGCGGCCCGGTCCGCAAACTGGTGCACTCCACCGATGGCCGGTGGCTGGCGGTGGAGATCGCGCCGGGCGGCGGTGAGCACCACCAGGTCTGGGTGGTCACCACCAGCCCCGACGATGACATCGCCCACCGGGTGGGCGCGGTACGGACCGACTCCGACCCCAACCGTTCCTCCCGGGCACCTTCAGGCACCGGACGCTCCTTCGGGACGGTCTCCCTCGTCGGCTGGGACACCGACTGGGTGCTCATCACCGCCACCGAACCCGACGGCACCGCACATGCCCTGCGCGTGCACCCGGGAACCGGCAGCGTGATGACTCTCGATGTGCGGGTCGGCGGTGCCCTCATCGACTCGTGGAAGGGTGCCACCCTGCTGCGCGTCGGACCACGCGGCTATCAGGACATGCTGCTCATCCGCCGCCCCATCGACGATCCCGACTCCGACGCGGCCACCATGACCCCGCTGCTGCCCAACGATCCCGGCTCGGTGACCGATGCCGGCTACATCCTCGATCAGGGTTACGACCATCCGTCGCTGGTCTTCCTCGGTCCGCCGCAGGATCACCAGCGCGATCTCGATTCCGTGCAGGCCTTGGTGATCAGCGACTTCGACGCCAAGTATCCGCGTCTGCTCGGCGTGGAGGTCGGGGTGGAGGGCAAACGGTTCCGCGTCTTGGCCGAGCGGCCCGACGCGGGACTCGACGAGTTCGCCGTGTCCAACAATCAGTCGACCGTCGCCATGCTGTGGAATGTTCGGGGCCGCAGCGAGTTACAAATACTCACTCTGCCCGACCAGACACTGCACGACCCCATTCCACTGCCCGGAGAGGTCGGCCATCACCTGTCGATCAGCGCGGCGGGAACCCTGGTGGCGCTGACCGTGTCGAGTCCGCAGCACTCGCCGCTGGTGCATCTGGTGAACACCGCGACCGGCGAAGTGACCGCCGTCAGCGACGACGTCGTGATCAGCGGCGGTCCATCCACCTCGCTCCGGCCCGAACGCGTCGAGTTCTCCGCGCGCGACGGGATGCCCTTGTCCGGGTGGCTGTATCGCGCCAATCGGCACCGCAGCCCGGACGAGGACGAGACGCCGCCCCCCTGCCTGATCTACTTCCACGGCGGCCCGGAGGGTGAGACCCGCCCCGACTACCAGTTCTTGTTCGGCCCCCTCGTCGACGCCGGGATCACCGTCTTCGCGCCGAATGTCCGCGGATCGTCCGGCTCGGGCCGGTTGTTCTCCCACGCCGACGACCGGTATGGCCGCTACGCCGGGATCGACGACGCCGCCGACTGCGCACAGTTCGTGTGCGACAACAACATCGCGAGTCCTGACTCGGTCTACTGCGGTGGCCGGTCCTACGGCGGCTACCTCACCCTGGCCTGTCTGACCTTCCATCCCGAGGTATTCGCCGCCGGCATCGCCATTTGCGGCATGAGCGACCTGGAGTCCTTCTTCCGCAACACCGAGCCGTGGATCGCGGTGGCCGCCTACACCAAATACGGTCACCCCGAATCGGATCGGGAACTCCTCGCAGACCTCTCCCCCATTCACCGCATCTCCGAGGTCCGCGCACCGCTGCTGGTCATCCACGGCGCCCACGACACCAACGTCCCGGTCAGCGAATCGCAACAGATCGTCAACGAGCTGCGGGCACTCGGTGCGACGGCCGAGATGTTGATGTTCGACGACGAGGGCCACGAGATCGTGAAGCGGGCCAATCAACAACGTCTCACCGCTGCCGTCGCCGACTGGATCCGGCGCCACCCGAGCCGTTCGGTCGCGCACCCGGCGCTGCCCGTCCGATGGAGCAGGTGA